One Pseudomonadota bacterium DNA segment encodes these proteins:
- a CDS encoding site-specific DNA-methyltransferase has translation MVDYDQFLGELDKVWAECFRALVPGGRICCVVGGVNVARANGGRHYVLPLAADIRVRAQRLGFDHLQGIIWYKVANIKLEASRSTRYLGKPNLPGGIVKNDIEHIIFLRKAGYRSPSAEMEEGSFVATDDYVRWFRSIWDDIRGASLKDHPAPYPLELATRLIRMFSFIGDTVLDPFAGTGTTALAVMRYGRSSLSYEVEPTYVALIKNRLGQSDAFNETVLRFRERASGAPPLAPRSL, from the coding sequence ATCGTCGACTACGACCAGTTCCTGGGCGAACTCGACAAGGTATGGGCGGAGTGCTTCCGAGCGCTCGTACCGGGCGGCCGCATCTGCTGCGTTGTTGGGGGCGTCAACGTGGCCCGGGCGAATGGCGGCCGCCACTATGTACTGCCTCTGGCTGCAGACATTCGCGTCCGGGCACAGCGCCTCGGCTTCGATCATCTGCAGGGGATCATCTGGTACAAAGTCGCGAATATCAAGCTGGAGGCCTCACGATCCACGCGCTACCTGGGAAAGCCGAACCTGCCCGGCGGCATCGTCAAGAATGACATCGAGCACATCATCTTTCTTCGGAAGGCCGGCTACCGGTCGCCGTCGGCCGAGATGGAAGAAGGGAGTTTCGTCGCCACCGACGACTACGTGCGATGGTTCCGCTCCATCTGGGATGACATCCGGGGGGCATCGCTGAAAGACCACCCCGCGCCGTACCCGCTTGAGCTCGCAACGCGCCTCATCCGCATGTTTTCGTTCATCGGCGACACCGTGCTTGATCCCTTCGCGGGGACCGGCACCACGGCCCTTGCCGTCATGCGGTACGGACGTTCGTCCCTGAGTTACGAAGTCGAACCCACGTATGTGGCACTCATCAAGAACCGCCTCGGTCAGTCCGACGCATTCAACGAGACGGTCCTCAGGTTCCGAGAACGTGCGTCCGGAGCCCCTCCCCTCGCGCCGCGTTCCTTATAA